A portion of the Rhodococcus pseudokoreensis genome contains these proteins:
- a CDS encoding SDR family NAD(P)-dependent oxidoreductase: MEIQGTAALVTGAASGLGAATAKRLADAGATVFGLDLPQSIERAGDNVPDGVTLLPTDVTSGDEVQAAIEKIVESGLPLRIVVNCAGVGWAGRILSKKGPHDLELFRTVITVNLLGTFNVMRLAADAIAKTDTVDESGQRGVVINTASVAAFEGQIGQIAYSASKGGVHGMTVPAARDLAQFGIRVNTIAPGIIDTPMLAGVTDEYRKGLEAGVPFPSRLGQPAEYAQLAQMIVEHDYLNGETIRMDGALRMAPR, from the coding sequence GTGGAAATTCAGGGAACCGCCGCACTGGTCACCGGAGCAGCGTCGGGCCTCGGTGCCGCCACCGCCAAGCGTCTCGCCGACGCCGGAGCCACCGTGTTCGGACTCGACCTGCCCCAGTCCATCGAACGCGCCGGCGACAACGTCCCCGACGGCGTCACCCTCCTTCCCACCGACGTCACCAGCGGCGACGAGGTCCAGGCCGCGATCGAGAAGATCGTCGAGTCGGGTCTGCCGCTGCGCATCGTCGTCAACTGCGCCGGCGTCGGCTGGGCCGGCCGCATCCTGTCGAAGAAGGGCCCCCACGACCTCGAACTGTTCCGCACCGTCATCACCGTCAACCTGCTCGGCACGTTCAACGTCATGCGCCTGGCCGCCGACGCCATCGCCAAGACCGACACCGTCGACGAGTCCGGGCAGCGCGGCGTCGTCATCAACACCGCCTCCGTCGCCGCCTTCGAGGGCCAGATCGGCCAGATCGCCTACTCCGCATCCAAGGGCGGCGTGCACGGCATGACCGTCCCCGCCGCCCGCGACCTCGCCCAGTTCGGCATCCGCGTCAACACCATCGCCCCCGGCATCATCGACACCCCCATGCTCGCCGGCGTCACCGACGAATACCGCAAGGGCCTCGAAGCCGGAGTCCCGTTCCCCTCCCGCCTCGGACAACCCGCCGAATACGCACAACTCGCCCAGATGATCGTCGAACACGACTACCTCAACGGTGAGACCATTCGTATGGACGGCGCCCTGCGCATGGCGCCACGGTAG
- a CDS encoding riboflavin kinase → MNDIDSFTLTPEERACKRAGRNADIAQIHRELGITAPRLLAAPAELHVALCDLGIAAVLEPAGDPAAAPTTKSPIGSTSTSIRSVRGVVAHGDQRGRELGFPTANLTVDDDVYTGLVDGVWAGRCALPDGRSVISAVSIGRRSTFYGRVGPRLLEAHLLDFEEDLYGREITVQLDHWIRGQATFASKEELIAALDGDVHNVRALTRAARSPELQSSAPPDENAVPG, encoded by the coding sequence ATGAACGACATCGACTCCTTCACCCTCACGCCGGAGGAACGTGCTTGCAAGCGAGCCGGCCGAAATGCCGATATCGCTCAGATCCATCGCGAACTGGGCATTACTGCGCCCCGCCTGCTCGCGGCACCAGCAGAGCTCCACGTCGCGCTGTGCGACCTCGGGATCGCTGCCGTGCTGGAACCTGCCGGCGATCCTGCGGCGGCGCCCACAACGAAATCGCCAATCGGATCGACCTCGACGTCGATCCGTTCCGTGCGCGGCGTTGTCGCACATGGTGATCAGCGCGGCCGCGAGTTGGGCTTCCCGACGGCCAATCTGACGGTCGACGACGACGTCTACACGGGACTCGTCGACGGAGTGTGGGCTGGTCGTTGTGCACTCCCCGACGGACGATCCGTGATATCGGCCGTGTCGATCGGGCGACGGTCCACGTTCTATGGGCGCGTGGGACCACGACTACTGGAGGCGCACCTACTCGACTTCGAGGAAGATCTGTACGGTCGTGAGATCACCGTGCAGCTGGATCACTGGATCCGTGGCCAGGCCACCTTCGCGTCGAAAGAAGAGCTGATCGCAGCGCTCGACGGCGACGTGCACAATGTCCGAGCGCTGACACGGGCCGCTCGCTCGCCGGAACTTCAATCCTCTGCCCCGCCAGACGAAAACGCCGTTCCCGGGTAG
- a CDS encoding DUF3263 domain-containing protein: MLADTNDRFERQMLGFALRWHPYGGGSRRLIFEEFGLDAPTYFSRLARILDADRSVTSEKTRAAIRSVCAVRLRE; this comes from the coding sequence GTGCTCGCAGACACCAATGACCGTTTCGAACGCCAGATGCTGGGATTCGCGCTGCGCTGGCATCCTTACGGCGGAGGCTCGCGCAGACTGATTTTCGAGGAGTTCGGTCTGGATGCACCAACCTACTTCAGCAGACTCGCACGAATACTCGACGCCGACCGATCCGTCACGTCCGAGAAGACGCGCGCAGCGATCAGAAGTGTGTGTGCGGTGCGACTGCGGGAATGA
- a CDS encoding class I adenylate-forming enzyme family protein, with protein MTYNGDWCEVTPVGDLLVRGAHRHPDQDLIVFPDNRYTYKEVLDRAAGVARGLLALGVQLGDHVGLLAPNGIEFVEGFFGAALIGSVVVPLNARHKAAELAYIIEDADLEVLLTLADADEYVDFVALIHDAVPSLSEAASTSRLALPEAPMLRGAVLLRGEDKAGFIGRSEFDGLASRQTCDDVHQQRLRVRVRDTAAILYTSGTTAHPKGCMLSHEALTRGPVDRAAKRLATEGRHISWAAGPLFHIAALAPLLGAIGAGGTYLTDIYFEPGRALELIARERPTTAWPWFPASIQALMDHPRFDAGDFASLRYLFLIGPRVLIEQVQRMFPAAELVAACGMTETAGIYALSERSETVADRSGAQGKPAPGIEVRIIDPDTGAEQPIDVPGEILVRGYCVTDGYYKDPVKTAEALDAGRWLHTGDLYSRRESGCLVFHGRLKDMLKVGGENVAAIEIEAFLCEHPAVRTAAVIGRSDERLDEVPVAFVEIRAGHTLQADDLIEFCRGRISNFKIPRAVYIVGPDEWPMSATKINKRQLQDRLAELTTDMDAR; from the coding sequence ATGACGTACAACGGCGACTGGTGTGAGGTGACACCCGTCGGAGACCTGTTGGTCCGCGGTGCCCACCGTCATCCCGATCAGGACCTTATCGTCTTTCCCGACAACCGCTACACCTATAAAGAGGTCCTCGACCGCGCCGCCGGTGTTGCCAGGGGCCTGCTCGCGCTCGGGGTGCAGCTCGGTGACCACGTCGGACTCCTCGCCCCGAATGGCATCGAATTCGTGGAGGGCTTCTTCGGTGCCGCCTTGATCGGCAGTGTCGTGGTTCCGCTCAACGCCCGGCACAAGGCAGCCGAGCTCGCGTACATCATCGAGGATGCCGATCTCGAGGTACTTCTCACGCTGGCTGACGCCGACGAGTACGTCGACTTCGTCGCCCTGATCCACGACGCTGTCCCGTCTTTGTCGGAGGCGGCGTCTACGTCACGGCTCGCGCTCCCCGAGGCCCCGATGTTGCGGGGCGCCGTGCTCTTGCGAGGTGAGGACAAGGCCGGCTTCATCGGGCGATCAGAGTTCGACGGCCTGGCCAGTCGCCAGACCTGCGATGACGTGCATCAACAGCGGCTGCGTGTGCGCGTCCGTGACACCGCGGCGATCCTTTATACATCCGGGACGACAGCACATCCCAAGGGCTGCATGCTCTCGCACGAGGCGCTGACTCGCGGGCCGGTCGATCGTGCCGCGAAGCGGCTGGCGACCGAGGGGCGTCATATCAGCTGGGCGGCTGGACCGCTCTTCCACATAGCAGCTCTCGCACCCTTGTTGGGAGCCATCGGGGCGGGTGGTACGTACCTGACCGACATCTATTTCGAGCCTGGGCGGGCACTCGAGCTGATTGCACGCGAACGCCCCACGACCGCCTGGCCGTGGTTCCCTGCCTCGATTCAGGCTCTGATGGATCATCCGAGGTTCGATGCCGGGGATTTCGCCTCCTTACGCTATTTGTTTCTGATCGGGCCGCGCGTTCTCATCGAGCAGGTGCAGCGGATGTTCCCGGCCGCCGAGTTGGTGGCGGCCTGCGGGATGACGGAAACCGCGGGCATCTACGCCCTGAGCGAGCGTTCGGAGACCGTTGCCGACCGATCTGGAGCACAGGGAAAGCCGGCGCCGGGGATCGAGGTACGCATCATCGATCCGGATACCGGCGCCGAGCAGCCCATCGACGTGCCCGGGGAGATCCTGGTGCGTGGCTATTGTGTCACCGATGGCTACTACAAGGATCCGGTCAAGACCGCCGAGGCACTCGATGCAGGCCGATGGCTCCACACCGGCGACCTGTACAGCCGCAGGGAGTCCGGCTGTCTGGTCTTCCACGGACGCCTCAAGGATATGCTCAAAGTAGGTGGAGAGAACGTCGCCGCCATCGAGATCGAAGCGTTCCTCTGCGAGCATCCTGCCGTGAGAACCGCCGCTGTCATCGGACGCTCCGATGAGCGGCTCGACGAGGTTCCAGTGGCATTTGTCGAGATCCGTGCTGGTCACACCCTGCAAGCGGATGACCTGATCGAGTTCTGTCGGGGAAGGATCAGTAACTTCAAGATTCCCCGCGCTGTGTACATCGTCGGCCCCGATGAGTGGCCGATGTCCGCAACCAAGATCAACAAGCGTCAACTGCAGGACCGTCTCGCGGAACTGACAACCGACATGGACGCACGGTAG
- a CDS encoding TetR/AcrR family transcriptional regulator: MTTSSGMSRRRRSAQNESSPNYQAKRRELLRDAAIVFQEKGYEAATLNDIAERFGTDRASIYYYFASKKELFQALFHDVVSGVLDENITAAEAVLALDLSTAEKLRRLVELQLLSYENNYPYVYLYIQEDMAKLEFQSTPWAKDMLRKTKRFEKIVSDLLDDLVAEGTFRGDIPTPLMAKALFGMINWTHRWLKPGPRKVNAKQTIDAFCSLFFEGALKPDA, from the coding sequence GTGACTACCAGCAGCGGGATGAGTCGGCGCCGGCGGAGCGCACAGAACGAAAGTAGTCCCAACTACCAGGCAAAACGCCGCGAGTTGTTGCGGGATGCCGCCATCGTGTTCCAGGAAAAGGGCTACGAAGCCGCGACGTTGAACGACATCGCAGAACGGTTCGGCACCGACCGCGCTTCCATCTACTACTACTTCGCCAGCAAGAAAGAGCTCTTTCAGGCGCTCTTCCACGATGTGGTCAGCGGCGTGCTCGATGAGAACATCACGGCCGCGGAGGCCGTGCTGGCACTCGATCTATCCACCGCGGAGAAACTCCGCCGCCTGGTCGAACTCCAGCTGCTGTCGTACGAGAACAACTATCCGTACGTGTACCTGTACATCCAGGAGGACATGGCGAAGCTCGAGTTCCAGTCGACGCCGTGGGCCAAGGACATGCTCCGGAAGACCAAGCGGTTCGAGAAGATCGTTTCCGATTTGCTCGACGACCTTGTCGCCGAGGGAACCTTCCGCGGTGACATCCCTACGCCGCTGATGGCCAAGGCGCTATTCGGGATGATCAACTGGACCCACCGGTGGTTGAAGCCGGGGCCGCGCAAGGTCAATGCCAAACAGACTATCGACGCCTTCTGCAGCCTCTTCTTCGAGGGCGCCTTGAAGCCCGACGCTTAG